Genomic window (Candidatus Cloacimonadota bacterium):
GGAAAACCAGCCACTTTTCCGATCACATCCCTGCTTTCCTTCAGGCCAGTGATCAGCACCCAATCGTGAAACATTCCCGGATATTCATAAAAGCAGATCTCGACCCCGTGTTCCTCCGCCACTTGCCGAAGCTTCAGGGCGTCCGCGTGCAGAAGGTCGTGGGTGCCGGTGAAGACCGAGATCCTGCCCAAGCCGGCCAGATCGCCATGGACGGGGCTCACCCGGAAATCCGTGGTCTCCAGGCCTCCCGTGAAGGCTTTGCCCGCGAATTTCAGTTCTTTTATGCTCAGAATTTTGTCCTTGCGGTCAAATCTGCTAAGGTCGGGGTTGTCCATGCTCACATCCAGCCAGGGGGAAAAGAGGATGATCGCTTCCGGTTGCCGGCCGCCCTCATTCCTGATCTTCTGCGCGAAACCCAGGGCCAGTCCGCCGCCTGCCGAATCCCCCATGAAAACCAGTCTCTGGCCGGGATGGCGGGAGATTAGCTCCGCGCGAACCTCGTCCAGCCAGCCGTAAACGTCTTCGCAGTCAGCTTCCGGGGCCAGCGGGTAGTCTGGCAATATAAAGGTGGATTTGGTGGCGCGGATGAGTTTATTCACCAGCCGCCAGTGCATCCGGGTGAGATTGGCGAAATGGGCCCCGCCATGCAGGAACAGCACCAAAGTCTCAGCGGGGTTGTTTTTGGGACAGAGCGTCCACACCCGGCGCTGGCGTATGCGAACAACTTTCACCTCACATTCCCTGAGCAGCGATCGTGGCAGGCCGGCAGCCTTCATGCCACTTTTGCGGTTGATGAGTGTTTTCAGGGTCACCCTCTTCATCCCCAGGAGGCCCAGGCTCAGCTGGATACACCGGGAACCGGCTCCGGGACAGGCCTGATGCCGGTATCTGAAACCCGCGCTTGGTTCAGCGTCACGGGGAGGGATGGTTTCGTCTACTCCGCCGCCCGGAAGCGGGGGTATGTTCGCGGCGTTCACGATGGCGTCGCCGGTGAAGCTGGCAATGCTGCCGCGCCTGAGGCTATCTGGAATTTGGAAATCACCGCGGCGAACAGCTCAGGTTTTTTCAGGCTGGCGATCCACTCCGTGGGGATGGC
Coding sequences:
- a CDS encoding alpha/beta hydrolase, producing MTLKTLINRKSGMKAAGLPRSLLRECEVKVVRIRQRRVWTLCPKNNPAETLVLFLHGGAHFANLTRMHWRLVNKLIRATKSTFILPDYPLAPEADCEDVYGWLDEVRAELISRHPGQRLVFMGDSAGGGLALGFAQKIRNEGGRQPEAIILFSPWLDVSMDNPDLSRFDRKDKILSIKELKFAGKAFTGGLETTDFRVSPVHGDLAGLGRISVFTGTHDLLHADALKLRQVAEEHGVEICFYEYPGMFHDWVLITGLKESRDVIGKVAGFPGFGVH